A DNA window from Helianthus annuus cultivar XRQ/B chromosome 15, HanXRQr2.0-SUNRISE, whole genome shotgun sequence contains the following coding sequences:
- the LOC110913546 gene encoding uncharacterized protein LOC110913546, whose translation MEDLNELLIQHQISSSSDIWFWKDNVRLSFTVKEVRESLAHQIDLNTQVGDFVWNKWASGKSNMFAWRAVENKIPSAVGLRERGMSLPDYTCRLCGIAEESADHVLMQCSFAKQVWNAVLRWVKCPEVNLDGSLKHMLHEIIDIRRGRYIRKAIHAVTLQTIWNIWKIRNEKIFKGKPGTVQKAVEDIKDDSYQGLKQRSNCRSISWQQWCDFNWNM comes from the coding sequence ATGGAAGATCTGAATGAGTTACTGATCCAGCATCAGATATCATCAAGCAGCGATATATGGTTTTGGAAAGATAATGTTCGGTTGAGTTTTACGGTAAAAGAAGTTAGAGAGTCTCTGGCGCATCAGATTGATTTAAATACCCAGGTTGGGGACTTTGTGTGGAATAAATGGGCATCAGGAAAGAGCAACATGTTCGCGTGGCGGGCTGTAGAAAATAAGATTCCATCGGCTGTGGGTCTAAGGGAAAGAGGTATGTCGTTACCGGACTATACCTGCAGATTGTGCGGTATAGCAGAGGAGTCGGCAGACCATGTTTTAATGCAGTGCAGCTTCGCAAAACAGGTCTGGAATGCAGTGCTTAGGTGGGTGAAGTGCCCTGAAGTCAACTTAGATGGATCGTTAAAACATATGCTGCACGAGATAATCGATATACGAAGGGGTCGTTACATAAGGAAAGCGATTCATGCGGTGACCCTACAAACAATATGGAATATATGGAAGATAAGGAACGAAAAGATTTTTAAAGGTAAACCGGGAACCGTTCAGAAAGCGGTGGAAGATATAAAAGATGATTCGTATCAAGGCTTGAAACAAAGATCAAACTGCAGATCAATCTCATGGCAACAGTGGTGTGATTTTAATTGGAACATGTAA